One Chryseobacterium sp. StRB126 genomic region harbors:
- a CDS encoding serine hydrolase: MKRLFYILILMILSCNLTAQTENYTISFDQFQKSFNTGKYDEIFNSFSSEMKQSLPIEKNKQFLSDLKNQVGNMKSTEFTGYQQSTYAAYKTQFEKGILMVNISLDSQHKINGLFIKPYDEPKKISNVLSSYPKKIAEVIYSTAAKFPENTQLSIAVVQNGKTNYYGIIKDHDSIKPIENQNKVFEIGSITKVFTSTVLASLVESNKIKLTDHINSYYSFPFKENRKISFEELVNHTSGLPRLPQNLNLLNLNNPYQEYHTQELEDYLKNLMTIDDKISKNFYYSNLGAGLLGYTLGLSQKTTFQNLLQKTVFDQYGMTQSFTTSQNLGKTLIKGHNINGDLVSNWDWDVLLGAGGILSTAGDLAKFVNAQFNPKNKELALTRKPTFTVNDKTKIGLGWHIMTIKNNKEILFHNGGTGGYSSSMTLDMENQTAVIILSNVASINESVDYLCFELLNQTTKK, from the coding sequence ATGAAAAGGCTATTTTATATCTTGATTTTAATGATCCTGAGCTGTAATCTAACTGCCCAAACTGAAAACTACACTATTAGTTTTGACCAATTTCAAAAAAGCTTCAACACCGGAAAATATGATGAAATTTTCAACAGCTTTTCCTCCGAAATGAAACAATCATTACCCATTGAAAAGAATAAACAGTTTTTGTCTGACCTGAAGAATCAAGTTGGAAATATGAAAAGTACGGAATTCACAGGCTATCAACAGTCAACGTATGCAGCTTATAAAACTCAATTTGAAAAAGGAATTCTGATGGTTAATATTTCATTAGATTCTCAACATAAAATCAATGGTCTATTTATTAAACCTTATGATGAACCGAAGAAAATAAGCAATGTTCTTAGCTCCTATCCAAAAAAAATAGCAGAAGTCATTTATTCTACAGCAGCCAAATTTCCTGAAAACACTCAACTTTCCATTGCAGTCGTTCAAAATGGAAAAACAAATTATTATGGTATTATAAAAGATCATGACTCGATAAAGCCCATTGAAAATCAAAATAAGGTTTTTGAAATCGGTTCTATTACAAAAGTATTTACGTCTACGGTTCTTGCTTCTCTGGTGGAATCTAACAAGATAAAACTTACGGATCATATCAATTCATATTATTCATTCCCTTTTAAAGAGAATAGAAAGATCAGCTTTGAAGAGCTTGTGAATCATACCTCCGGACTCCCCCGTTTACCTCAAAATTTGAATTTATTAAATCTAAATAATCCTTATCAGGAATATCATACACAAGAACTCGAAGATTATCTTAAAAACTTAATGACCATTGATGATAAAATCTCTAAAAATTTTTATTACTCTAATCTGGGTGCCGGATTATTGGGATATACCCTAGGGCTGTCACAAAAAACTACATTTCAAAACTTATTACAAAAAACGGTTTTTGACCAATATGGAATGACTCAGTCTTTTACCACTTCCCAGAATCTGGGTAAAACGCTTATCAAAGGACATAATATCAATGGTGATCTTGTCTCCAACTGGGATTGGGATGTTCTTTTGGGTGCCGGTGGGATTTTATCGACTGCCGGAGACCTTGCCAAATTTGTAAATGCACAATTTAATCCTAAAAATAAAGAATTGGCTTTAACCAGAAAGCCCACGTTTACTGTTAATGATAAAACAAAAATCGGTTTAGGCTGGCATATTATGACCATCAAAAACAATAAGGAAATCCTGTTTCACAATGGAGGAACCGGCGGATATTCTTCTTCAATGACCCTTGATATGGAAAATCAAACAGCGGTCATTATTCTTTCCAATGTTGCTTCAATCAATGAGTCTGTTGATTATCTGTGTTTTGAACTATTAAACCAAACCACAAAAAAATAA
- a CDS encoding DinB family protein, which produces MSLKTLISKTVQYNNWVVNKYIDWLSTKSDEQLNQEVISSFPTILKTLHHIWQTQEYWWSHISENNDFDFAKTTAETSKEEVFRNLKNNSQKLVDYVEGLSEEDLTKNVKIESQWFQCDFSKYEYIQHVILHGTYHRGQIVTMGRNVGITDAPMTDFNFWNIYKDKE; this is translated from the coding sequence ATGAGCTTAAAAACTTTAATCAGTAAAACCGTTCAGTACAACAATTGGGTAGTCAATAAATACATTGACTGGTTATCTACAAAATCTGATGAACAGCTTAATCAGGAAGTTATTTCCAGTTTTCCTACTATTTTAAAAACCCTGCACCACATCTGGCAGACTCAGGAATATTGGTGGAGCCATATTTCTGAAAACAATGATTTCGATTTTGCCAAAACCACTGCTGAAACCAGCAAAGAAGAAGTTTTCAGAAACTTAAAAAATAATTCTCAAAAGCTGGTGGATTATGTGGAAGGTTTATCTGAAGAAGATCTCACTAAAAATGTAAAAATAGAATCCCAATGGTTTCAATGTGATTTTTCAAAGTATGAATATATCCAACACGTAATTCTTCATGGAACCTACCATAGAGGACAAATTGTAACAATGGGCCGTAACGTAGGAATCACCGATGCTCCTATGACAGATTTCAACTTCTGGAATATTTACAAAGACAAAGAATAA
- a CDS encoding serine hydrolase, which yields MRTILACLIILLAANPLFSQKAKQLEQLLAAYDKADQFSGTVLVAEKGKIIFENSYGYRNGPKKEKNTNNSLYRIFSTTKMFTATVILKLEEEGKLSINNKISKYYPNFPKGDSITIANLLSHTSGIPNDTASENTVDEETFMKFIAVKPLNFSPGKQWDYSNSGYYILGYIIKKVTGTDYEKAIESYILKPLQMNHTGFNFNMVTDSNKAFGYEFLSPNTSNEALRFKTDHPFAAGAMYSTVEDLFKFNEALKNYKILKKETLDKMFTPYLKDHYGLGSQISMINGKKGVGHDGGGPGYRSRYYRVLEDDICVIVMSNSELSYTDSIIPKIESILYNKPYTIPTADKINPKELKKLEGIYSTGDTDFYVTVVDGQVLFREKGYPFCSLLPVSNTLFQLDDNFTFNFKPDETGKMNSLTVKFRDGNVKTGTRKATHYLWGIIGNATPGGWDGKDTPLLVDQKNPALYVLKNFHLKKGNLKFRVDNDWGYNLGLNNDGKTIALNAYDFPIAEDGQYDIVLDMSDPIQPQYSIRKSAL from the coding sequence ATGAGAACTATTTTAGCCTGCCTCATTATACTCCTGGCAGCCAATCCGCTTTTTTCACAAAAAGCAAAACAGCTGGAACAATTATTAGCAGCTTATGACAAAGCAGATCAATTCAGCGGTACTGTTCTTGTTGCTGAAAAAGGAAAAATTATTTTTGAGAACAGTTATGGCTATAGAAACGGCCCAAAAAAAGAAAAAAACACCAATAATAGCCTTTACCGGATTTTTTCCACTACAAAAATGTTCACCGCAACAGTTATTCTGAAGCTTGAAGAGGAGGGAAAACTTTCCATCAACAACAAAATTTCCAAATATTACCCGAACTTTCCCAAAGGAGACAGCATCACAATTGCCAATCTTCTTTCCCATACCTCCGGAATTCCCAATGATACAGCCTCAGAAAACACTGTAGATGAAGAAACATTCATGAAATTCATTGCTGTAAAACCACTGAATTTTTCTCCGGGTAAACAATGGGATTATTCCAATTCAGGATATTATATTCTGGGATATATCATCAAAAAAGTAACCGGAACAGATTATGAAAAAGCTATTGAAAGCTATATTCTAAAACCGCTGCAAATGAATCATACCGGTTTTAATTTCAATATGGTTACTGACAGCAACAAAGCCTTTGGATATGAGTTTTTATCGCCTAATACCTCCAACGAAGCTTTACGTTTTAAAACCGATCACCCTTTTGCTGCCGGAGCTATGTATTCTACTGTTGAAGACCTTTTCAAATTCAATGAAGCCCTTAAAAACTATAAAATTCTGAAGAAAGAAACCCTTGATAAAATGTTTACTCCTTATCTTAAGGATCATTATGGACTAGGTTCTCAAATATCAATGATTAATGGTAAAAAAGGGGTGGGCCATGATGGTGGCGGCCCAGGGTACCGAAGCAGATATTACAGAGTTCTGGAAGATGACATTTGCGTTATCGTGATGTCAAATTCTGAATTATCTTACACAGACAGCATTATTCCAAAAATTGAAAGTATACTGTACAATAAGCCTTACACTATTCCAACGGCAGACAAAATTAATCCAAAAGAACTAAAAAAACTGGAAGGAATTTACTCTACAGGAGATACTGATTTCTATGTAACGGTTGTGGATGGACAGGTTCTTTTCAGGGAAAAAGGATATCCTTTCTGTTCATTACTCCCTGTTAGCAATACATTATTTCAATTGGATGACAATTTTACATTCAACTTTAAACCTGACGAAACAGGAAAAATGAATTCATTAACAGTTAAGTTCCGCGATGGAAATGTAAAAACCGGAACAAGAAAAGCAACCCACTATCTTTGGGGAATCATTGGAAACGCCACTCCAGGCGGCTGGGACGGAAAAGATACCCCTTTGCTTGTAGATCAAAAAAATCCTGCCCTTTATGTTCTCAAAAATTTTCACTTGAAAAAAGGAAACCTGAAATTCAGGGTTGATAATGATTGGGGGTATAACCTTGGTTTAAATAATGATGGAAAAACCATTGCTCTTAATGCCTATGATTTTCCGATAGCAGAAGATGGCCAGTATGATATTGTATTGGATATGTCTGATCCTATACAACCTCAGTATAGCATTAGAAAATCTGCTTTGTAA
- a CDS encoding DUF2268 domain-containing putative Zn-dependent protease (predicted Zn-dependent protease with a strongly conserved HExxH motif): MKNSILFLSVCVMLSCSTRTPSAITNKKFDYNRLEKVADSVKVENIVIKNLFKHQLLAHKNQQYDSVRIVKNVYLPHKKLWDSCYGVIFGDENAHLFNNPKGMIAWNKSLYEKNKQEFEDKANIILSIDLKKHFQKILIQFNKLVPYKPKAKISLIFTPITGISFGGCNAEQFALELNNKEVDILYSLEKALPHELNHLVYEHFRNTDSNGRSALSQAIDEGFACYFTYVFFNRKMEKHEAVENMSKENWNWYLNHEKEIFTKLKPYFDDSSGNNPLLRNDKLKLFPEAPKSMNYWLGFRIIEKYVEINGPDSWKDVYHLSARDLLEKSGYEKYIDRL, encoded by the coding sequence ATGAAAAATAGCATTCTGTTTTTATCAGTATGTGTTATGCTTTCTTGCTCTACAAGAACACCATCCGCTATTACTAATAAAAAATTTGATTATAACAGATTAGAAAAAGTTGCCGATAGTGTGAAGGTTGAGAATATTGTCATTAAAAACCTGTTCAAGCATCAGCTTCTTGCTCATAAAAATCAGCAATATGATTCTGTAAGGATCGTTAAAAATGTTTATCTGCCTCATAAAAAATTATGGGACAGCTGCTATGGGGTAATTTTCGGGGATGAAAATGCTCATCTTTTCAACAATCCTAAAGGCATGATCGCCTGGAATAAATCGTTGTATGAAAAAAATAAACAAGAGTTTGAAGACAAAGCCAATATTATTTTAAGTATTGACCTTAAAAAACATTTTCAGAAAATCCTTATCCAATTCAATAAGCTGGTTCCCTATAAACCTAAGGCTAAAATAAGTTTAATCTTCACTCCTATCACCGGAATTTCATTTGGTGGATGCAATGCTGAGCAATTTGCATTAGAACTTAACAATAAAGAGGTAGATATTCTTTACTCTCTTGAAAAGGCTCTTCCCCATGAATTGAATCATCTGGTGTATGAACATTTCAGAAATACTGACAGCAATGGCCGATCTGCATTGAGCCAGGCAATAGATGAAGGGTTTGCCTGCTATTTCACTTATGTCTTCTTTAACCGGAAAATGGAAAAACATGAAGCTGTTGAAAATATGTCAAAGGAGAATTGGAACTGGTATCTCAACCATGAAAAGGAAATATTCACAAAATTAAAACCTTATTTTGATGACAGCTCAGGGAATAATCCATTATTGAGAAATGATAAGCTGAAACTTTTTCCGGAGGCTCCAAAATCTATGAATTATTGGCTGGGATTCAGAATTATTGAAAAATATGTTGAAATAAACGGCCCGGATTCCTGGAAGGATGTTTATCATTTAAGTGCTCGTGATCTTTTGGAAAAAAGTGGTTACGAAAAATATATAGACCGCTTGTAA
- a CDS encoding 5-carboxymethyl-2-hydroxymuconate Delta-isomerase, which translates to MPHFIIECSQDILQQKTPDEIMDAVYNMAESTGLFAVNDIKVRLQPYQYYRLGEGKKNFLHVFGHIMQGRSNEQKANLSKLISTRLTELLPDVSFLSVNISEFEAATYSNKALINPENTSHNRHFGL; encoded by the coding sequence ATGCCTCATTTTATCATAGAATGCTCGCAGGATATCCTCCAACAAAAAACTCCTGATGAAATTATGGACGCGGTATACAATATGGCTGAGTCAACAGGTTTGTTTGCGGTGAATGACATTAAAGTAAGATTGCAGCCATATCAATATTACCGATTGGGAGAGGGTAAAAAAAATTTCCTGCATGTCTTTGGGCACATTATGCAGGGTCGCAGTAATGAACAAAAAGCGAACCTCTCAAAACTAATAAGCACCCGACTTACAGAATTACTCCCTGACGTTTCATTTCTGTCCGTCAATATCAGCGAATTTGAAGCCGCTACGTATAGCAACAAAGCCCTCATCAATCCTGAAAACACTAGTCATAACCGTCATTTTGGACTTTGA